From Malaya genurostris strain Urasoe2022 chromosome 2, Malgen_1.1, whole genome shotgun sequence:
ATTAAGGTttgaggacagagggccacgtgttgagttttaaatcgaccacgtggctcgctcaattccctttgcccatcgtatttctcttgtactctctcgtatatgagcaaactgtaccgggttctcaacatacattttattattttgatgagaagttttatcacattaatctatcgtatgggttggacattacatagattccaatgaacaataaaaaaatattcaactttcacaaagattgaatgtctgtgtgtttggcagccttgttgagccaattttatttctctctcctttttcagaatgctatcaggagaccaaagcgaaaaaaaagggtggatgcattgaaactgactttgtttcacagaaaaatacaagactttatttttatcgcgataacatatatgtttttatgtactaatcgcatctaaactaaattgtctagactttgtcacggtagatttatgatacaagccttcaaagccgagatattcgatgaacaagtagaggtatgcatttccgagcgttccaattttcagcagttcttcagtcagaaaaaaatacaacacgatcgctaaactcaatgaatcattctggaaatttcatagaatattctcaactaaatttcgaagacattgtcaggtaggtttttctatattctgcaccgtttccaagaaaatttaatttgagacgggaaaatagcaaaaaacctaccactttacgatactgtcctcagcccttaatgacagaatgcatatgactgacCGCTGCaggtagaagaaaaattttgatatcctGTTGAAGAATTGTATGTAATGATAATATTAATCGCTGTCATATCATATCATATTGATCATTGTGAGCGCGagtttaaaaaatcagaaaatttttgaatgaatcaatgaaaagattgtgctgtagaagcgctaagatcTTCCTTGCATTttactttctaatgatttagattacactaagcgcacataataagttgcATTTAGATCAATGTttaagatgattaccataatggattgagactgccattttctgtttcatattctgtgaagaatgttaaaaTTGGTAAGATAAATACCTAATTTAAGTGTCGTCTTtacaagcaaccaaaagttccacagtacctgaaaagtaTCGACTTTATTACAGCTTTAATGTACGCgtggtactttttggcaactagaacgtacagaaaatgttcccagaaaactttctcgctgctttaaAGCTGTAAAAGGAACTTCTGCAAAGTTTGTtttgttgcgtcgggtgaacactCAAgtttgagtaattccttaaaaacggactgttgGGAAATGGAGACATACGTGaagcacttagtcgtttgacaattctgctgtccgaaaacataaattcgaacaaaaaaattttgggcgagacgaagttcgacgggtcagctagttgttTATAATGACGATGgtgactagtttacttgaacacaagttattttcaaattatggaatgataagttatttcagtaaggcattacaacgtaacgacaacttgtttttagccgacttaacaacCAGTAgatactgcgctttttgagtcactatggattctactgacaaaaagaatccttccagggctcgaacatacgacaactggcttgtacgaccagcgccctatgcattgaaccaccaacccggggttatatgcacatagttagaataagcggcaatagtaaaatgattctatcgcaattatccacttcccatacagaatcggatcgcgaaacgagaataagcgaccgtttgttgcttcagagaaaatccccacagcagcgagctaacctttgattctcagacaggtcatcgagagaaattcgctctcgtactggtgtctattctatattaaatgaagcatgccggttttttgttgctgcgacgatatccgtctctttttggcactgattgaatcgtgtgaagagttgctagagagcgttctttggtaGGATAAAAGCCATCGATTATGCCGGAATCAACAAATATGTTTGCCGAAATTTCGAAATATGTGTAAGCTTTTGCCGTGCTTTTTAGTGAGTACAACAACTATAAATTCTTATTCATAGAAATCGCCTTCCATAGCCTGCTTTTACTGTCAAGAAGTTATTACGGGATACCGAATCAGACGAATTTGATGAAGGTGATTGCTCTCTGGTCTGGAGGAATATCGGAACATTTTTAGGGCGGCAAAgtaatccttgggaccttttttttgcttgccCAAGTCagctttccggagatggagttctcTCATTTTTTTTGCGGCGGCAAATATCTCATTTTGCCCTGGGCTCcatatttcctcggtacgccactgtcaTACAGGaaggatatgcaatcactgaaaaaccgactttttaaccgaatgtcatataccattcgactcagttcgtcgattacgcaatatgtctgtatgtgtgtatatgtgtgtatgtatgtgtcaaattttttgcactcatttttctcggagagagctgaaccgattttcatgaacttagatttaaatgagatgtcttgtaaccccacacaaagttcctgaattttattcgagtccgacttcctgttccagaattacagggtgcaaaaaaaatgaaaataagtgcacttacatttctcagagacggctgaaccgattctcacaaaattACATACATATATCACAAGTACTATACAtagttcctgaattacattttgacctgacttccgtttccggagtgacaggatgattagtgaaaaaaatcttatatCAAATTActccctcacttttctcagaaatggcgtgaccgatttcaacaaacttagaaaaaatgaaaggtatcatagTCCCATATAAAACTGCCAAATTTCactcggatctgacttccgattccgaaattatatggcgaAGTGTGtcaaaaattggataccgttagttgaagcggcgaaacaaaacacttaaaaaaatttcttcacttgtctcgaaactattccaatcggtagtcattgacaatagacaaccaaataactcgattccggctatgctgattctcgttttctgattccggaagcaccggaaataacaagtaaaataatttctacacTTGccacaaaactattgcaatcggTAGtctttgtcagtagacggccaaacattaatttggcttttctTGTTCTTGGGTTTGGATCcctgtcacttttctcgaaccaacttcgattataccggttcccagattccggtttcggaagtacctcttttcgtttcctcagaaatggcctaaccgacctgagtactgtttcactctgtaggttatattagtttGTGGACAAACCTTTCTGTtgttcaagaatcaaagaaaattattttgaagaataccacacatttatatatgagaatatgtgagatataagaaatgcatcattacaccacaaggtggattaaaagagGTTTTTTAACGCTGTTTACTTCGAAGTAGAGGCATTGAGTACTACCGGTAACAAATTCAATAATCATCTTTATTAGTTTGCATCTTTTGTACTTTTTTACGTTTATACGAGAATAAAACGAAACCTTGACCACACATTGAATATTTATAATTTCGAAAAACTAGAACCGATTTTTTTGTTTACCTTAAATAGCTGGAATCTCGGTAATTCATAAACTCCACTTATTGAACATACAGTAAAAGTTTTGCCGAATGtacagtaaactttttgctgacaatttcggtaataactgacgtttgtcaaacTTAAGGTTGCCGATAATTCGCAATTTTatcttttgccgagatgattaccgagtacttggctgtgcaaatctcggcaactattttaccgaaaaaaaaattaagtttttatcaCCACTGGAAGAACTCATagctatttaatttaattcaacaactattaaattcaaaattgaacaatttcatgtttttttcaaaatatactgTTGTGTACGTCAGCGAATCAAGTAAAATGTTGTCATTAGAATCATAAATCGGTCGAATGGCACATCAGCATAATCGTTCGCTAAACACTATGCTGAAATCAGGTCAGAATAAAATGTGCCGTAAGCATCTTCCAATTAAAACAACATTCACTAGCAGCTCGCCAATTTGCGAGACCAGAATAATCTACCTCCTGTCACGGATATCTCTATCCACTACAGACTAGGATGTCCTTAGACGACCTCCTTCCCTCCCATCGGTCCCGTGGTGTAATggtgcaaaaatcaaagaacAGTAATTACCTTCATCCAATTTGTTTTCTCCGGTACCAGTCTGCCATTAAATGTCACCGTGTCGTCAATGTGGGGCGATAAGGCTCCCGTGATGTTCAGTACTGGCATTTTTAGGGATGCAGCTACAACCGGAACGATGTTGCCGAGCGGAATGAAAAACGAATGAACAAAATAGTAGCGTTAATTTTCCTGTGCTAAGGGGGCTTTTCAATTCTCGCCACGGCATTGTTTACCTGTTTGAGGTGAACCCGATGGTGTCCTGGCGATATTCAGATCGGTACGCTTGATGTACGAGTCGATGAGCATGGCCAGATTGACGGGGTTTATCGAACGTTCGAAGTTAGATTTGTACAACTGAAAGCAACCAGATCAATGAATCCCTcgttggaagaaaaaaaaaaggcaGCAGCATAACATACCTGAACTAAATCCAAATTCCGTTCCTCTGGATTCCGGCCGAAGTGGTGCCACATTAGGTAGTCCAGTACGCCCTGAGTCATGCCTTTGGTGCGAAGATTGCGAGAGTTTAACAATTGGTAACCCCATTCAATCCAACCGGCTGCCGTAGAGCTGCAGTTGATAAGGCATAATGCGCCGACCTAGAATTGTGGCAAATGTTCAATCCCGTTTCAAAACAACAACCGTTGCCGGTGCACGTACCTTATCGGGATTCGACAGGGCAAACCTAGCCAGGATGTTAGCTCCAGCACCGACCCCGAATCCGATGATAGTCTTTAGGTTGAAATGTGACATAACAAATAGAAGCTGCGCTGCCAGTTCGTCAAACGTTGGATAAACGTAGCTGCAAGGAGAAGATGCACCGTGATGAATAAGCTGATGGTCTGGAGCATCGAACACAATGCAAAGGACAGAAGCACTTACTCTTCCGGGAAGGTAGGGGCACCTTCCTCCTGACCCGGAGCGTTCACGTGGTACACACAGAAGTTGTCCAGCAGAGCACGCATCGATGGAAAGTTGAAAAATCCCGCAAAACTCGATGCATCTAGAAGATATGGAAGTAATTGCCATTTGCAAGTTAGTGTTGGAAATGGGTTGAATGCAACCGAGTAAACGGTAATTGAATTACACTCAAAGATACACTTCAGAGCAGCCTGTCGAGTGCAGGGAGGGAAAAAACAACGACAGCAAGACAAAGTTTCTTCCGATCACCGTATCACCGGAATTTAAATGTTAACCTAAATTAAGTTAAATTGTGCACGAAGAACGAATGTCTTCTGCACAATTGCAACCGGCCACAAATGGATATCGGTTCACTTACAGTTCAATCCCAAATCGTGGTACGTCAGAATGCCCGGTTTCGTTGTATCACCTTGCACCGCCACCAGGATGTCCCCCTTGTCGGTCGGAACTCGCCGCAGATCGCACTGACCCACAATCGAACCACGCTGATTTGGGTACTGCAGCTGTACGGAGCGCAGCTCGATGTCGTCCATCGGATCCACTGGCATGGCTCTGTTTTTTgggggaagaagaaaaaaacgaaaaattagtGACGCCAAATTAATTGCAGTGTACAGTAGCGCAAACAACGTCGATGCTGTGTCGTTATTCATCGGATTGTTTATCGGATGCAGTTTACAT
This genomic window contains:
- the LOC131430657 gene encoding protein NDRG3 isoform X5, coding for MPQSDGGYVSLGNAGGPPSVYNSTTEPHAGSKSVMEAVKRVIGSAIGAQDKHSLLERDSEGGPQPYIISSSTNFRDRDKTGKAANARMPSAPAHTAEEARLLGAMPVDPMDDIELRSVQLQYPNQRGSIVGQCDLRRVPTDKGDILVAVQGDTTKPGILTYHDLGLNYASSFAGFFNFPSMRALLDNFCVYHVNAPGQEEGAPTFPEDYVYPTFDELAAQLLFVMSHFNLKTIIGFGVGAGANILARFALSNPDKVGALCLINCSSTAAGWIEWGYQLLNSRNLRTKGMTQGVLDYLMWHHFGRNPEERNLDLVQLYKSNFERSINPVNLAMLIDSYIKRTDLNIARTPSGSPQTAASLKMPVLNITGALSPHIDDTVTFNGRLVPEKTNWMKISDCGLVLEEQPGKLAEAFRLFLQGEGYAVGALQKIGKLSRTGTVESLNYE
- the LOC131430657 gene encoding protein NDRG3 isoform X1 → MPQSDGGYVSLGNAGGPPSVYNSTTEPHAGSKSVMEAVKRVIGSAIGAQDKHSLLERDSEGGPQPYIISSSTNFRDRDKTGKAANARMPSAPAHTAEEARLLGAMPVDPMDDIELRSVQLQYPNQRGSIVGQCDLRRVPTDKGDILVAVQGDTTKPGILTYHDLGLNYASSFAGFFNFPSMRALLDNFCVYHVNAPGQEEGAPTFPEDYVYPTFDELAAQLLFVMSHFNLKTIIGFGVGAGANILARFALSNPDKVGALCLINCSSTAAGWIEWGYQLLNSRNLRTKGMTQGVLDYLMWHHFGRNPEERNLDLVQLYKSNFERSINPVNLAMLIDSYIKRTDLNIARTPSGSPQTAASLKMPVLNITGALSPHIDDTVTFNGRLVPEKTNWMKISDCGLVLEEQPGKLAEAFRLFLQGEGYAPTFSPHAKNHSTTTNCNNNNNNDINNTQEFDRLNGNAGNGGGSVIGGTGPGVADNNNLPVSATTGASIRITENPLPENVTC
- the LOC131430657 gene encoding protein NDRG3 isoform X8; translated protein: MPQSDGGYVSLGNAGGPPSVYNSTTEPHAGSKSVMEAVKRVIGSAIGAQDKHSLLERDSEGGPQPYIISSSTNFRDRDKTGKAANARMPSAPAHTAEEARLLGAMPVDPMDDIELRSVQLQYPNQRGSIVGQCDLRRVPTDKGDILVAVQGDTTKPGILTYHDLGLNYASSFAGFFNFPSMRALLDNFCVYHVNAPGQEEGAPTFPEDYVYPTFDELAAQLLFVMSHFNLKTIIGFGVGAGANILARFALSNPDKVGALCLINCSSTAAGWIEWGYQLLNSRNLRTKGMTQGVLDYLMWHHFGRNPEERNLDLVQLYKSNFERSINPVNLAMLIDSYIKRTDLNIARTPSGSPQTAASLKMPVLNITGALSPHIDDTVTFNGRLVPEKTNWMKISDCGLVLEEQPGKLAEAFRLFLQGEGYEKI
- the LOC131430657 gene encoding protein NDRG3 isoform X4 gives rise to the protein MPQSDGGYVSLGNAGGPPSVYNSTTEPHAGSKSVMEAVKRVIGSAIGAQDKHSLLERDSEGGPQPYIISSRAMPVDPMDDIELRSVQLQYPNQRGSIVGQCDLRRVPTDKGDILVAVQGDTTKPGILTYHDLGLNYASSFAGFFNFPSMRALLDNFCVYHVNAPGQEEGAPTFPEDYVYPTFDELAAQLLFVMSHFNLKTIIGFGVGAGANILARFALSNPDKVGALCLINCSSTAAGWIEWGYQLLNSRNLRTKGMTQGVLDYLMWHHFGRNPEERNLDLVQLYKSNFERSINPVNLAMLIDSYIKRTDLNIARTPSGSPQTAASLKMPVLNITGALSPHIDDTVTFNGRLVPEKTNWMKISDCGLVLEEQPGKLAEAFRLFLQGEGYAPTFSPHAKNHSTTTNCNNNNNNDINNTQEFDRLNGNAGNGGGSVIGGTGPGVADNNNLPVSATTGASIRITENPLPENVTC
- the LOC131430657 gene encoding protein NDRG3 isoform X2, which gives rise to MPQSDGGYVSLGNAGGPPSVYNSTTEPHAGSKSVMEAVKRVIGSAIGAQDKHSLLERDSEGGPQPYIISSRDRDKTGKAANARMPSAPAHTAEEARLLGAMPVDPMDDIELRSVQLQYPNQRGSIVGQCDLRRVPTDKGDILVAVQGDTTKPGILTYHDLGLNYASSFAGFFNFPSMRALLDNFCVYHVNAPGQEEGAPTFPEDYVYPTFDELAAQLLFVMSHFNLKTIIGFGVGAGANILARFALSNPDKVGALCLINCSSTAAGWIEWGYQLLNSRNLRTKGMTQGVLDYLMWHHFGRNPEERNLDLVQLYKSNFERSINPVNLAMLIDSYIKRTDLNIARTPSGSPQTAASLKMPVLNITGALSPHIDDTVTFNGRLVPEKTNWMKISDCGLVLEEQPGKLAEAFRLFLQGEGYAPTFSPHAKNHSTTTNCNNNNNNDINNTQEFDRLNGNAGNGGGSVIGGTGPGVADNNNLPVSATTGASIRITENPLPENVTC
- the LOC131430657 gene encoding protein NDRG3 isoform X7; its protein translation is MPQSDGGYVSLGNAGGPPSVYNSTTEPHAGSKSVMEAVKRVIGSAIGAQDKHSLLERDSEGGPQPYIISSSTNFRDRDKTGKAANARMPSAPAHTAEEARLLGAMPVDPMDDIELRSVQLQYPNQRGSIVGQCDLRRVPTDKGDILVAVQGDTTKPGILTYHDLGLNYASSFAGFFNFPSMRALLDNFCVYHVNAPGQEEGAPTFPEDYVYPTFDELAAQLLFVMSHFNLKTIIGFGVGAGANILARFALSNPDKVGALCLINCSSTAAGWIEWGYQLLNSRNLRTKGMTQGVLDYLMWHHFGRNPEERNLDLVQLYKSNFERSINPVNLAMLIDSYIKRTDLNIARTPSGSPQTAASLKMPVLNITGALSPHIDDTVTFNGRLVPEKTNWMKISDCGLVLEEQPGKLAEAFRLFLQGEGYVYIFYQMQRKYKINKL
- the LOC131430657 gene encoding protein NDRG3 isoform X6, with the protein product MPQSDGGYVSLGNAGGPPSVYNSTTEPHAGSKSVMEAVKRVIGSAIGAQDKHSLLERDSEGGPQPYIISSSTNFRDRDKTGKAANARMPSAPAHTAEEARLLGAMPVDPMDDIELRSVQLQYPNQRGSIVGQCDLRRVPTDKGDILVAVQGDTTKPGILTYHDLGLNYASSFAGFFNFPSMRALLDNFCVYHVNAPGQEEGAPTFPEDYVYPTFDELAAQLLFVMSHFNLKTIIGFGVGAGANILARFALSNPDKVGALCLINCSSTAAGWIEWGYQLLNSRNLRTKGMTQGVLDYLMWHHFGRNPEERNLDLVQLYKSNFERSINPVNLAMLIDSYIKRTDLNIARTPSGSPQTAASLKMPVLNITGALSPHIDDTVTFNGRLVPEKTNWMKISDCGLVLEEQPGKLAEAFRLFLQGEGYVSKNIPPPAEKKNSLAH
- the LOC131430657 gene encoding protein NDRG3 isoform X9, with amino-acid sequence MPSAPAHTAEEARLLGAMPVDPMDDIELRSVQLQYPNQRGSIVGQCDLRRVPTDKGDILVAVQGDTTKPGILTYHDLGLNYASSFAGFFNFPSMRALLDNFCVYHVNAPGQEEGAPTFPEDYVYPTFDELAAQLLFVMSHFNLKTIIGFGVGAGANILARFALSNPDKVGALCLINCSSTAAGWIEWGYQLLNSRNLRTKGMTQGVLDYLMWHHFGRNPEERNLDLVQLYKSNFERSINPVNLAMLIDSYIKRTDLNIARTPSGSPQTAASLKMPVLNITGALSPHIDDTVTFNGRLVPEKTNWMKISDCGLVLEEQPGKLAEAFRLFLQGEGYAPTFSPHAKNHSTTTNCNNNNNNDINNTQEFDRLNGNAGNGGGSVIGGTGPGVADNNNLPVSATTGASIRITENPLPENVTC
- the LOC131430657 gene encoding protein NDRG3 isoform X3 — encoded protein: MPQSDGGYVSLGNAGGPPSVYNSTTEPHAGSKSVMEAVKRVIGSAIGAQDKHSLLERDSEGGPQPYIISSSTNFRDRDKTGKAANARMPSAPAHTAEEARLLGAMPVDPMDDIELRSVQLQYPNQRGSIVGQCDLRRVPTDKGDILVAVQGDTTKPGILTYHDLGLNYASSFAGFFNFPSMRALLDNFCVYHVNAPGQEEGAPTFPEDYVYPTFDELAAQLLFVMSHFNLKTIIGFGVGAGANILARFALSNPDKVGALCLINCSSTAAGWIEWGYQLLNSRNLRTKGMTQGVLDYLMWHHFGRNPEERNLDLVQLYKSNFERSINPVNLAMLIDSYIKRTDLNIARTPSGSPQTAASLKMPVLNITGALSPHIDDTVTFNGRLVPEKTNWMKISDCGLVLEEQPGKLAEAFRLFLQGEGYEFDRLNGNAGNGGGSVIGGTGPGVADNNNLPVSATTGASIRITENPLPENVTC
- the LOC131430657 gene encoding protein NDRG3 isoform X10, producing MTSGCFVPHIETPPAMPVDPMDDIELRSVQLQYPNQRGSIVGQCDLRRVPTDKGDILVAVQGDTTKPGILTYHDLGLNYASSFAGFFNFPSMRALLDNFCVYHVNAPGQEEGAPTFPEDYVYPTFDELAAQLLFVMSHFNLKTIIGFGVGAGANILARFALSNPDKVGALCLINCSSTAAGWIEWGYQLLNSRNLRTKGMTQGVLDYLMWHHFGRNPEERNLDLVQLYKSNFERSINPVNLAMLIDSYIKRTDLNIARTPSGSPQTAASLKMPVLNITGALSPHIDDTVTFNGRLVPEKTNWMKISDCGLVLEEQPGKLAEAFRLFLQGEGYAPTFSPHAKNHSTTTNCNNNNNNDINNTQEFDRLNGNAGNGGGSVIGGTGPGVADNNNLPVSATTGASIRITENPLPENVTC